Part of the Pseudomonas baltica genome is shown below.
GCCTTCGCGCAGGTCGACGGTCAGCTCGAAATTGAACACGCCGCGCGAGCCAAGGAACAAGGTCGGGCGCGCTGCCGCCAAGCGCGGGCCATCAGAGGCGATAAAAATATCGGCTGCCAGCTCGTCCTGATGCGCCGCGCAGAATTTGCCAAGGCCCGGCGAGCCGTCTTCTTCGCCCATCTCCAGCAGCAGTTTGGTGTTGAAACCAAGCTTGCCGCCACGCGCCTTGATCACCTGCTCCAGCGCGGTGATGTTGATCAGGTGCTGGCCCTTGTTATCGGCGGTGCCACGGCCGTACCAGCGGTCGCCATCGACCACCACTTCCCACGGCGACAAGCCTTCGCGCCACTGTGCTGCGTAGCCACGCACCACGTCACCATGACCATAGCTGAGCAGGGTCGGCAGCGCCGGGTCCTCGATGCGTGAGGCGATCAGGAACGGCCCGCGACCTTCGACCGGATTGTCATGGATCGTCGTTTCAAAACCCAATGCCCGCAAGTGCGGGGTGATAAAGCTTTCGAGGTAGCGGTACAGCTCGGGCAGTTGCTCGGGCTCCTGACTCTCGGTGGGATGGGCGACGCTGCGCTGCAGCAGGGCGAGAAAGTCGCCGTTATCAAAGTGTTCACTCGCGTAATCAATGGCCAGGGCACGACTCATGAGGCTATCAACTCCAAAGGATGGGAGGGCTGGGCGTTCAGATGGCAGGCGACCGAACCGCCGTCGACGGCGCTTTTATCCACAGGCACGGTGCTGCACATCGGCAAGGCTTTCGGGCAGCGCGGGTGGAAGGAGCAGCCGGTGGGTGGATTGATCGGGTTGGGGAAGTTGCCGCGCAGGCCGATATCGGGAATGCCCAGGGAAGGATCCGGGGTCAGTACCGAGTCGAGCAACGCGCGGGTATAGGGGTGGGCGGGACGGCTGAATACCGCTTCGCGCTCGCGCTCTTCGACGATGCGCCCCAGATACATGACCGCCACCCGGTCGGCCAAGTGTTCGATGACCGCCAGGTTATGGCTGATCAGCAGGTAGGTCAGGCCGAATTCCTTTTTCAGCTCGAGCAGCAGGTTGAGGATCTGCGCCTGGACCGAGACGTCCAGCGCCGAGGTGGGCTCGTCGCAGATCAGTACATCCGGGCGCATGATCAAGGCGCGAGCGATGGCGACGCGCTGGCGTTGGCCGCCGGACAATTGCGCGGGGTAGCTGTCGATCACTCGCTTGGGCAGGCCGACGACGTCGAACATGGTTTCGACTTTTTTGCGGCGTACGTCGGGGCTGTCGATGTCGTGCACGATCAACGGCAGGGTGACGATCTGGCGCAGCGTCTTGCGCGGGTTCAACGAAGAGTAAGGGTCCTGGAAGATCGGTTGGATGTGCCGAGCCATCTGCCGTCGATCAGCGGCGGTCAGGTGTTTGCCACCGACCAGCACGTCGCCGCTGGTCGGCGGCAACAGGCCAAGCAGCATTTTCGCCAGGGTGCTCTTACCGCAACCAGACTCGCCCACCAAGCCCAGGGTTTCGCCGCGCATCAAGCGCAAGGACACGCCGTCCACCGCTTTGAGGGTGGCGGGCGCTTTGAACAGCCCGCGGCCAATGGTGAACTCGCGGCGAATGTCACACAGCTCCAAGGCGATATCGCGGCTCATTGCACACCTCCATTGCGTTGCAGCCGTTGTTCATCGGGGTGAGCGTGCGGTGGCGCGGCGAAATGGCAGCGCACACTGTGCCCTCCGCTGGCGTGTTTCGGCGCGGCCTCCAGGCAGGCTTGTTCGGCCAGGCTGCAGCGGTTGCGAAATGCACAACCTTGTTGCTCGCCCACCAGGCTGGGCACCAGCCCCGGAATCGAGCCCAACGGCTGACCCGGTCGGGTCCGGCCCGGGATTGGAATGCTTTGCAGCAGCCCGCGGGTATAGGGATGCTGCGGATTGCCGAACAATTGCGCGGCGCTGGCAGATTCGACCACCTCGCCGGCGTACATCACCGCCACCCGGTCGGCGATGCGCGCTACCAGCCCGAGGTCGTGGGTGATGAAAATCACAGCCGTGCCGGTCTCTTTCTGGATGTCGCGCAGCAGTCGCAGAATCTGCGCCTGCACGGTTACGTCCAGTGCGGTGGTCGGTTCATCGGCGATGATCAGGTCCGGCTCGCACATCAGCGCCATGGCAATCACCACCCGTTGGCGCAACCCACCGGACAGCTGGTGCGGGAACTGCCGCAGGCGCTCCACAGGATTGCTGATACCGACCTTTTCGAGCATCTGCCCGGCACGCACCAACGCCTCTTTGTAGGACACCTTGCGGTGCCGGAGCAGCACCTCGGCCAGTTGATCGCCAATGCTGTAGGCGGGGTTGAGCGAGGTCATCGGCTCCTGGAAGATCATCGCCATGCGATTGCCGCGCACATCGCACATGGCCCGTTCGCTGTGCGCCAGCAGGTCCATGCCGTCAAGGGTCAAACTCGTGGCGGTGCGCAGCGCCTTGCCGGGCAGCAAGTCCATCAGGGCCAGCGAGGTGAGGGATTTGCCACAGCCGGATTCACCGACGATGCACAGCATCTCGCCGCGCTCCAGGTGCAGGTCCAGCCCCCGGACGGCGTGCAGCATGCCGTGTTCCAGCGGGATGTCGACGCGCAGGTTTTCTACGTGCAGAAGTGCCATGGCGCGAGCCTCCTAGTTACGGCCGTCAGGCAGGATGAGGTCACGGATGCCGTCACCGAGCAGGTTGATCGCCAGTACCAGCACCATCAATGCGACACCGGGAATGGCGATTACCCAAGGGGAGAAGAACATGTACGGTTTGCCTTCAGCGATCATCAGCCCCCAGGAGGGGATAGGCGGTTGCACGCCCACACCCAGGAAGGACAACGCCGATTCCAGCAGAATCGCGTGGGCCATCTCCAGCGTGGCCACCACGATCAATGCGCCGAGCACATTGGGCAGGATTTCGCTGGCGAGAATGCGCAAGGTCGAGCAACCCAACGCCTGCGCCGAGGCCACGTATTCCGCATCGCGAATTTGCTGTACCGCTGCCCGCACGACCACGGCGAAGCGATCCCACAGCAGGCAACCGAGCAGGATGATCACCACCTTGAGCGAGCCCCCAAGCAGCGATGCCGAGGCCAGCGCGACCATGACTACCGGCATCGCCAGGCGGGTGGTGATCAGGTAGCTGATGACGGCGTCGGTCTTGCCGCCAAAGTAGCCAGCCACCAGGCCCATCACCGTGCCGATGACGCCGGAGATGATGGCGGCGGCAAAGCCGATGAATAGCGAAATCCGCGCACCGAACAGCAGCCGGGACAGGTAATCGCGGCCAAGTTTGTCGGTTCCGAGGATGTTGTCCCAGGTGCCTTTGGCCATCCAGACCGGCGGTTTCATCCGCTGCACCACATCCTGGGCGTAGGGATCGTGGGGGGCCAGCAACGGCGCAAACAACGCGGCCAGCACGATCACCAACAGCAATACCGCACCCAGGGTGAAGCCTTTGTGGCGCAGGCATTTACGCAAGGTGCGGCGCAGGCCGGTGACGGGCAGGGTCGGCTCGTTGAGAGCCAGGGTAGTCACAGTGGTCATAAGACCTCCTAGCGCACGCGAATGCGCGGGTCGAGGACTGCGTTCAGCAGATCGGCCAGCAGCGTGAGGACGATGTAGATCAGCGCAATCAACAGCACTACGGCTTGCACCACCGGGAAGTCGTCGCGGGCAATGGCATCCCAGGCCAACTGGCCGACGCCTTGCAGCGAGAACACCGTTTCGATCACTACCGAGCCGCCGAGCATGAAGCCGAACTCTACTGCCGCCAGCGCGACCACCGGGATCAGCGCATTGCGCAGGGCGTGCTTGAACAACACCCGTCCAGGCCGCAAGCCCTTGGCCCGAGCGGTGCGGATGTAGTCTGCGGCTAGCACATCAAGCATGCCGGCGCGGGTCAGGCGCATGATCGCCGGCGTGGCGTAATAGCCCAGAGCGATGGCGGGCATGACGAAGTGCTGCCAAGTAGAATTGCCGGACACCGGCAGCCAATGCAGGGTGACGGCGAACAGCACGATCAGCATCAGCGCGAACCAGAAGCTCGGCATGGCTTGCCCCAGCACCGCGATGCTCAACGCCAGGCGATCGATCCAGGTATCACGCTTGACGGCCGCCAGCACACCTAAAGGGATGGCCACCAGCAAGGCGACCGCCAGCGCCATGGCGCCAAGCCCAAGGGTGATCGGCAGCCGCGCGGCGATCAGGTTGTACACCGACTCCTGAAAGAAGAACGAGTTGCCCAGGTCCAGATGCGCCAGGTCGCCAAGCCAGCTGAAGTACTGGGCGGCCAGCGGCTTGTTCAAGCCGTATTGCACTCGAATCTGCTCGATCTGTTCGCTGCTGGCCTCAGGCCCGCCGATGGCCGTGGCCAGGTCGCCAGACAGATGCAGCAACGAAAAGCTGATGATCGAGACGGTTATGGCAACGCACAGGGCAATGCCCAGACGCCGCAAGAGAAATCCCAACATGGCCGATATCCTGATCACGTGAAGGCCAGCGGGTACGGGACCCGGCTGGCCACGAGGGTCATTTCCAGCGAGAAAGGACGAAGCGTGGCAGCTCGTCCGGATACGGCTTGAACTGCAGGTCCTGATTGAAGGCGTAGTTCAGCGAGTAGTTGAACAGCGGCGCCCAGTAGGCCTGTTCGCTGATGCGCTTGAGCGCCTTGCTGTAGTTCTCCTTGCGCACTTGTGGGTCGAGGGCGTTGTCGGCCGTCTGCAGCCACTTTTGCACGTCTGGGTCTTTGATGTTGTCATCCGGGTTGCCCTTGAACCAGGTGCCGGCCGAGGCCGAAGTGTCGAGGATCGAGAACGAGCCCCAGGCCTGAAACGACATCGGCACATGGCCGCCGCGCTGCTGGTCGCGCAGGGCGGCGTATTTGAGGTAACGAAGCTTGGCGTTGATACCCACAGCGCGCAGGTTGCCGATGATGGCTTCGGCGTAGTCGCGATCCCGATAGGCGTAGATCTCGGTTTCGAAGCCCTGTGGATAACCTGCTTCCTTGAGCAGCTCCTTGGCCTTGGCCGGGTCGTAGTTGTATTGCGTGGCCACGCTGGTGTCACAACCAAACTGCGCGGGGTAGCAGGCGACCTGCAACGGCTTGCTTTCGCCACCGACCAGTTGCGATGCCAGGGCCTCGCGGTTGATGGCGTAGTTAATGGCCTGGCGGACCTTGAGGTTCTTCATCGGTGAGTTGTCGCTGGAGGTGCCACGCGCGTCGAGGATCAGGAAGCCAATGCGCATGGTGGCGCCACTGATTACCGACAGATTGGGTATCGTCTTGAGCTGCTCGGCCTGATCCGGCGCCACTCGCCAGATCCAGTCGACGCCACCGGTCATCAGTTCTGCCGTGCGGGTTTCGGCATCAGGGATCACGCGAAACTGCAGGTTTTTGATGTGTGCCGGGCCCTGGGGGCTTTCTTTGAAGTAATCGTCGTTACGCACCATGGTCACGCCGACCCCTGGGGTCACCGACACAACCTTGTAAGGGCCGGTGCCGATTGGCTGTTTGGCGAAGCCCGCCAGCCCGACTTTCTCGAAATAGGCCTTGGGGAAAATTGGTACGGCGTTGGACAAGTACTCCAGCGCAGGCGGGAAGGGCTTCTTCATATGCAAGCGCACCTGGTAGTCACCCAGCT
Proteins encoded:
- a CDS encoding oligopeptide/dipeptide ABC transporter ATP-binding protein, which encodes MSRDIALELCDIRREFTIGRGLFKAPATLKAVDGVSLRLMRGETLGLVGESGCGKSTLAKMLLGLLPPTSGDVLVGGKHLTAADRRQMARHIQPIFQDPYSSLNPRKTLRQIVTLPLIVHDIDSPDVRRKKVETMFDVVGLPKRVIDSYPAQLSGGQRQRVAIARALIMRPDVLICDEPTSALDVSVQAQILNLLLELKKEFGLTYLLISHNLAVIEHLADRVAVMYLGRIVEEREREAVFSRPAHPYTRALLDSVLTPDPSLGIPDIGLRGNFPNPINPPTGCSFHPRCPKALPMCSTVPVDKSAVDGGSVACHLNAQPSHPLELIAS
- a CDS encoding ABC transporter ATP-binding protein, whose protein sequence is MALLHVENLRVDIPLEHGMLHAVRGLDLHLERGEMLCIVGESGCGKSLTSLALMDLLPGKALRTATSLTLDGMDLLAHSERAMCDVRGNRMAMIFQEPMTSLNPAYSIGDQLAEVLLRHRKVSYKEALVRAGQMLEKVGISNPVERLRQFPHQLSGGLRQRVVIAMALMCEPDLIIADEPTTALDVTVQAQILRLLRDIQKETGTAVIFITHDLGLVARIADRVAVMYAGEVVESASAAQLFGNPQHPYTRGLLQSIPIPGRTRPGQPLGSIPGLVPSLVGEQQGCAFRNRCSLAEQACLEAAPKHASGGHSVRCHFAAPPHAHPDEQRLQRNGGVQ
- a CDS encoding ABC transporter permease produces the protein MTTVTTLALNEPTLPVTGLRRTLRKCLRHKGFTLGAVLLLVIVLAALFAPLLAPHDPYAQDVVQRMKPPVWMAKGTWDNILGTDKLGRDYLSRLLFGARISLFIGFAAAIISGVIGTVMGLVAGYFGGKTDAVISYLITTRLAMPVVMVALASASLLGGSLKVVIILLGCLLWDRFAVVVRAAVQQIRDAEYVASAQALGCSTLRILASEILPNVLGALIVVATLEMAHAILLESALSFLGVGVQPPIPSWGLMIAEGKPYMFFSPWVIAIPGVALMVLVLAINLLGDGIRDLILPDGRN
- a CDS encoding ABC transporter permease, which gives rise to MLGFLLRRLGIALCVAITVSIISFSLLHLSGDLATAIGGPEASSEQIEQIRVQYGLNKPLAAQYFSWLGDLAHLDLGNSFFFQESVYNLIAARLPITLGLGAMALAVALLVAIPLGVLAAVKRDTWIDRLALSIAVLGQAMPSFWFALMLIVLFAVTLHWLPVSGNSTWQHFVMPAIALGYYATPAIMRLTRAGMLDVLAADYIRTARAKGLRPGRVLFKHALRNALIPVVALAAVEFGFMLGGSVVIETVFSLQGVGQLAWDAIARDDFPVVQAVVLLIALIYIVLTLLADLLNAVLDPRIRVR
- a CDS encoding ABC transporter substrate-binding protein; the encoded protein is MGIKGFACSAALLALFCTTPVFANKANDTLVYASDSEPENISPYHNDLREGVVLARLAWDNLIYRDPDTGEYKPMLAQSWKQVDDTTLDFTLRQDVKFHDGTPMTADDVVFTLNWVVSPDSKVVTVQNVDWIASAEKLGDYQVRLHMKKPFPPALEYLSNAVPIFPKAYFEKVGLAGFAKQPIGTGPYKVVSVTPGVGVTMVRNDDYFKESPQGPAHIKNLQFRVIPDAETRTAELMTGGVDWIWRVAPDQAEQLKTIPNLSVISGATMRIGFLILDARGTSSDNSPMKNLKVRQAINYAINREALASQLVGGESKPLQVACYPAQFGCDTSVATQYNYDPAKAKELLKEAGYPQGFETEIYAYRDRDYAEAIIGNLRAVGINAKLRYLKYAALRDQQRGGHVPMSFQAWGSFSILDTSASAGTWFKGNPDDNIKDPDVQKWLQTADNALDPQVRKENYSKALKRISEQAYWAPLFNYSLNYAFNQDLQFKPYPDELPRFVLSRWK